A stretch of Perognathus longimembris pacificus isolate PPM17 chromosome 1, ASM2315922v1, whole genome shotgun sequence DNA encodes these proteins:
- the LOC125349716 gene encoding kinetochore-associated protein DSN1 homolog, with translation MTSVTKSDITEEEESETAKTHDHPLQSSLNHVEMFAKSSASLGTTQCISKERSHLGSSPEKGASYDVSHQEGLLLRSFHLSPQEQSVHPRDKRQSWRRASMKEVNRRKSLPPFHQGITELSRSISGDLAESKRLSALLFSSFQFSVQKLEPFLRDTKGFSMESFRAKASSLSEELKHFADKLDSDGTLQKCFEKSKEKAADFSLETSVAEMKEYIAKFSLESHTWDQLLLHYQKESLPETISSSVETKINEVNMGPKTYLESSQSEVLNTKPDYQKILQSQNQVFDFMELVMDELQGSVKQLQAFMDESTQCLQKVSVQLEKRSMEQLDHSPARKLLKLHLRNPPTTQCSPSYQWHYPAPLP, from the coding sequence ATGACTTCAGTGACCAAATCAGATATCACAGAAGAAGAGGAATCAGAGACGGCTAAGACTCATGATCATCCATTGCAATCCAGTCTCAACCATGTGGAAATGTTTGCTAAATCATCTGCCTCCCTGGGGACGACTCAATGCATTTCAAAGGAAAGAAGTCACCTTGGCTCTAGCCCTGAAAAGGGGGCAAGTTATGATGTCAGCCACCAGGAAGGACTTCTGTTGAGGTCCTTTCATTTGTCCCCTCAAGAACAGTCTGTTCATCCTCGAGACAAAAGGCAATCCTGGAGACGAGCAAGTATGAAAGAAGTAAACCGGCGGAAGTCACTACCTCCCTTTCACCAGGGCATTACAGAGCTCAGCAGGTCTATCAGTGGTGACTTAGCAGAAAGCAAAAGGCTTAGTGCTCTCCTGTTTTCCAGTTTCCAGTTCTCTGTTCAGAAACTCGAACCTTTCCTAAGGGACACTAAGGGCTTCAGTATGGAAAGTTTTAGAGCAAAAGCATCTTCTCTTTCTGAAGAATTGAAGCATTTTGCAGACAAACTGGACAGTGATGGAACTCTACAAAAATGCTTTGAAAAGTCAAAAGAGAAAGCAGCAGATTTTTCTCTGGAAACATCAGTGGCTGAGATGAAGGAGTATATAGCAAAGTTTTCTTTAGAAAGTCATACCTGGGATCAGCTCTTGCTGCATTACCAGAAGGAGTCACTGCCAGAAACAATATCCAGCTCAGTTGAAACCAAAATCAATGAAGTAAACATGGGCCCTAAAACCTATCTTGAGTCTTCCCAAAGTGAAGTTCTTAACACAAAGCCTGACTATCAGAAAATATTACAGAGCCAGAACCAAGTCTTTGATTTTATGGAGTTGGTGATGGATGAGCTCCAAGGATCAGTGAAGCAGCTGCAGGCATTCATGGATGAAAGTACCCAGTGCCTCCAGAAGGTGTCAGTACAGCTCGAGAAGAGAAGCATGGAACAATTAGATCATTCACCTGCTCGAAAACTGCTCAAACTTCACCTACGGAACCCTCCTACCACACAGTGCTCTCCATCTTATCAGTGGCATTACCCAGCTCCTCTGCCATGA